The DNA sequence CCGACATAGGAGGCGAGCGCCGCAACCTGCACATCCCTGTGGTAATTGACGTGGATATAATTTAGGGCCTTCTCGACATAACCGGAGGACTTTTTGCCTCCCTCACGCGGGCTCCTGACAAGCTGCGATTTTTCAAGCTCGGAGAGCAAAAAACACAGATGCCCGGTCAGCGGCAGATCGTCCGGGGTCTCGGCTTCGAACTCGGCGAGCAGTGCATCCATCAGTTTCGGGATTACGTTTTCCTCTTTCAGCGCCAGCACGGGGTTTTCCCGCGTGATGCCCTTCTGTTCCAACAATTTCGCAGCCAGCCGCCCGTTGAAAGCGAACCAATAAAACGACCACGGGTCGGCGCTGTCTGTATAATACCACACCACGTCGCGTGGATAAATGCAAAACAGTGATCCCCTGTCGACCCGGTGGATTTTCCCGCCGGTCTTATAAAAGCCCTTTCCCTTTTGAATGTAGTGAATCAAAAAACAATCGCGTACATTCGGACCGCAGGTAAAGTCGGGGACGACATCTTCATAACCGCAATAATGCAGATCGAGATCGCGGTCAAGTGAAGCCGCATTGTAAAACTCCATCCGCATTTTATCGCCCCTCACTGCGTTTTTCTCCATTATATAACATTCTTTTAAGATGTCAAGAAACCACATGCGTGCAAATTTAGCACGAATGAATTCATTCCGTTTCTGTCGGTTTTTTTTATAATGATAATGAAATTTTAAAATCCTTGGAGGAATGAAAAATGAAAGTTATGATCTATGAGGGCCCGAAAAAAATCTCCCTCTCCGAAGTGCCCGATTTGCCGCTTGCCAAAAACCAAATCCGCACAAAAACGCTCTATTCCGGCCTCAGCCACGGCACCGAGATGAACGTCTACCGCGGCAACGCCCCGTTCTTTAAAAACAAGATGGATCCGGAGACAAAATTATTCGTCCCGGCCGAAAAAGATGCATGGATCTTCCCGATTCGCAGCTGTGACCCGGGCGTCTGGTACATGGGCTATGCCAATGTCGGCGAAGTGATTGAAAAAGGCACGGACGTCAAAGGTTTTGCCATCGGCGACATCGTGTTTTCGAATTCACCTCACCAGTCGCAAGTCATCCTGAATGCCGCAGACGCGGTCAAACTGCCCAAGGGTCTGAAACCCGAACAGGGGGTCTTTTTTGCCAATC is a window from the Oscillospiraceae bacterium genome containing:
- a CDS encoding AraC family transcriptional regulator; the encoded protein is MEKNAVRGDKMRMEFYNAASLDRDLDLHYCGYEDVVPDFTCGPNVRDCFLIHYIQKGKGFYKTGGKIHRVDRGSLFCIYPRDVVWYYTDSADPWSFYWFAFNGRLAAKLLEQKGITRENPVLALKEENVIPKLMDALLAEFEAETPDDLPLTGHLCFLLSELEKSQLVRSPREGGKKSSGYVEKALNYIHVNYHRDVQVAALASYVGLERSYFSKLFNQTTGYPPQTYLLRYRLEKARELLKTTGLSIGEISECTGFSDGFYFSRAFKNFTGLAPAAYRKQ